The Triticum aestivum cultivar Chinese Spring chromosome 6D, IWGSC CS RefSeq v2.1, whole genome shotgun sequence genomic sequence CTtgcatcaaaataaaataaaaaattatgATGAAGCACCGGTGTAGGAGTCTGGGCTTACAACGCACGAGCGCTAGCTTGAGCGCTTATCTAATTTTTTTTCGTTACATGCGACCGTGTGAAGCTAGCACAATAATGTTCGACTGATGCTCTAACCAAGGGCATGGACTAGTGGCGGACCTATAATCTCTGGGTGCCACAGTTCAAATTTTATGTAAGTTTACACTACAAATGGTATAATTTAATCTAAATATTGTAATCTTAACAAACtatcttaaaatagcattaacTTGTTAGATATTTAGTGTTTAGTGTGTGCATTGAAATCTTGAAACATATCCTTTGCACCGGTATTGGGTACACATTCCTTTCCACCAATGGAGTAGCCCTTGTGACCCCTGGGAAATGGTTGTAGTAGTTGTTCTTCCCCATGTTCGCCAGAAGAGGAAGACGTCTAACCAACTTGTTAAATTTAAAATAAATAAGAAGTAAAACTATAATTTACATGCACATTGTAGTTTTACTTCTGGTTCTAAAACAGTAAATGGCTCTAGTAAAATTGACAATTAAGTATAGCTAGGTAATTGCATGTGAAAAAACTATCTCGAGACATCTCCAGTATGTCATAATGCACGTGCATTAGTACGGGCAAAAGGCAAGGAATTTTTCCAAATGTGTCGCAGCAAGCGTTACAATTGCTTTCCAGTGTTTCCTGCCAGTTCCTTAAAAGAGGTATACGTACTCTTGAGTTAGTGACACTCATCGACTAGTGTTAGGGCCTTTTGTCGCTTGATCGGCTAATGGAAATGTTTAGGTGGGCTCTTCGCCAGTCAATGACCTCTAAAAAAGGGTATATCTAGATCCGTGTCTTCTTTATTGCATATCTAATTAAGTGACTCGATGAAACGTAAAGTAAGAAAAATTACACAAATCTACACGTAAATCAACGGaaaaggacttagatgtgcaatattaGGGCACATCTAGACGTGCTTATAATCCTTAAAATAAGATAAAattagatgtgctttagcaaaacacATTCCTCTGTAATAGATAAGCAGTTCTTTCTTCATGGAGAACTAACAGAAGGCAAGTGTTTTTCTCGCCGATCACCATGTACATGCATGTAACATGGTACATCTTAATTGATTTACCGATAATAATATGACAATAGATACACACAAACAAAAACCTAGTTAATTAATAATTGCAGCACGTAACAGCTTGGTGAAAATTCAAGGGCATGTCCGACACGTAGGTTTAACACATCCGTACGTACCAATCCCACGATTTTCACAGCTCCGTGTGCAGCGACGCGGCCGTCGTCGACGGCTCCTCCTCGCCCAACTtcagcccaccgccgccgccgcacgcgttGTTCCTGAGGCAGTCGACGGCGGGGCGGACGGGGTCGTAGCCCAGCCCCATGGCGCAGTTGCACACGGCCTGCACCTCGTCTCCGTCGTCGCCGAGCAGGTTGATGTTGCTGAGCACGATGTCGCTGCAGGGCACGGCGTCGCTGCAGGCGAACTTGATGGCCTCGTCCCGCGTGGAGGTGCCGGAGATGTTCCGGTACGCGACGTTGCTGACGGCCACGTTGGTGGTCTGGTTGGCGCACGGCGTCCTGGAGTCGCAGTAGAACTGGTCGATGATGATGGGGTGGTCGACGGCCTCCACCAGCACGTTGGAGAAGCGCACGTTGCGGACGTAGCCGGCGCCGCCCTGCCACGTCTTGATCCGGACGCCGTTCTGGGCGCGGGCGATGCGGGCGTCGTCGAGGGTCACCCCCTCCACGGCGGCGTAGGAGCCGCCCTGGCCCAGGCTGCCGATGCTGATGCCGTGGCCCGGGTCGCACACGATGCCCTTCATCTTCACGGCGAAGCTGGCGTTGGAGATGGACACGCAGTCATCGCCGGTGCCGATGCGGGCGCCGGTGATGGTGACTGCGGTGGACTCCGCCACGTGGATGCCGTCGGTGTTGGGGCTGTCCCCCGGCGCCTGGATGGCCATCCCGTCCAGCCGCACCCCGCGCGACCGCGACACCGTCAGGTGCATCTGCTGCGCGTTCTGGATGGTCAGGCCGCGCACCCGCACGCCCCGGCACGAGTCGATGGTCACCGCCGTCGGCGCGCCCTTGCACGGCTTGGACCGGTCCACCTTGCAGGAGTTGGCCCACCACTTCGAGCCGGAGCCGTCGATGACGCCCCCGCCTTGGATGCGCGCGCCGACGAGCCCGCCGAAGAGGAGCCACAGCCGCGGGCTCTTGGGGTCCCACTCCGACGGCTCCTCCGGCGCCACGATGGTGCCGTGCATCAGCACCACTAGCCTCTCCTTGCACGGGCCCATGAACCGGCTCGGGCCGATCTTGTAGCGCCGGCCTTTGGTCACCACCAGCACCGCGTCCTTCAGCGAGCACGCCTTCTCCCAAGCCTTCGCGAATGCCTAGTAAGATTATGATTCATCAAGCATCAGCTAACTCAACACTTCACTTCATTTTGTtactgaattaattaattaattaacccaTGGAAGCAAGAACATAAGAATCGCACACTTCATATGTTCGAAGATGTTGCAGTAAgtactttttttgaaaaaaaaacatcatgCGTTTAATCATGATCCAACAGCTTTAAGGTCATTCGCTCGGAGCTTTCTCCCAGCGAACATTCGCTAGTTAGATATACCGTAATGAAAGGGGATCACAGTTTGCCCCTAGAAAGAAGAGGCCCCATCCGGCCGTCATCACCATCCCAAGCCGACTCGCCTGATATGCAGATCGCCGGCATCTCCACTCCGGCACACTAACGGAGCCAGCAACTGGCGCCACCCGCGTCGATCTCGACCACGAAAGGCCAAACCAAAACATGCGGACTCACGGCGCCAACTCTCGATCCCGCTTTGATCCCGACGACCCGGAGATACAAGAAGGGCgaagaaagatgatggaggagtaCGAGGCCGGAGCATGGTTTTTACTTTCAGTGAGATTTCAatgaaattcactgaatttcatTAATTTCAATATACTCTGAAATGTTACGTTTgggccaaaatatttcagcaattTCAGTAGTACACAGGAAATTAAATATTTTttaaagtttcaaaaatttaaccaaattcaAGTGAATATTTCAGCCCTTTGGCCGAAATGCAAACTGAAATCACTGAATTTCAGTGATTTCGGTTGTTGCTAAAAAAATTG encodes the following:
- the LOC123143510 gene encoding probable polygalacturonase At1g80170 — encoded protein: MGRGRRRGMRAVPLSFLVLVLVLMAVARVAAAVERIDVADGVDFGGGEGGDEAFKKRFLKLWTDGGGGDEEDHLRWYGDDDDDYGDIYDDKKVEEMVKEEEEEGEDGIMLGATRCPNLNKKKKKKRNVVKVDSYGAVGDGCADDTEAFAKAWEKACSLKDAVLVVTKGRRYKIGPSRFMGPCKERLVVLMHGTIVAPEEPSEWDPKSPRLWLLFGGLVGARIQGGGVIDGSGSKWWANSCKVDRSKPCKGAPTAVTIDSCRGVRVRGLTIQNAQQMHLTVSRSRGVRLDGMAIQAPGDSPNTDGIHVAESTAVTITGARIGTGDDCVSISNASFAVKMKGIVCDPGHGISIGSLGQGGSYAAVEGVTLDDARIARAQNGVRIKTWQGGAGYVRNVRFSNVLVEAVDHPIIIDQFYCDSRTPCANQTTNVAVSNVAYRNISGTSTRDEAIKFACSDAVPCSDIVLSNINLLGDDGDEVQAVCNCAMGLGYDPVRPAVDCLRNNACGGGGGLKLGEEEPSTTAASLHTEL